In a genomic window of Deinococcus metalli:
- a CDS encoding PA2169 family four-helix-bundle protein codes for MTNDHLLDKLNTLLGTLRDGEKGFADAADHATEARLKSLFTERSGQRAAMAAEVEAQITALGDRPRESGSVGAALHRAWLNVRDALTGRDDAAVVAEVERGEDVAVQNYQDVLDETDLPATIRALVEKQYAQVKASHDQVRDLKHGMQAS; via the coding sequence ATGACGAACGACCACCTGCTGGACAAACTCAACACCCTGCTCGGTACCCTGCGCGACGGCGAGAAGGGTTTCGCGGACGCCGCCGACCACGCCACCGAGGCCCGGCTGAAGTCGCTGTTCACGGAACGCTCGGGCCAGCGGGCCGCGATGGCTGCGGAGGTCGAGGCGCAGATCACCGCCCTGGGGGACCGGCCCCGCGAGAGCGGCAGCGTGGGCGCCGCGCTGCACCGCGCGTGGCTGAACGTCCGCGACGCCCTGACGGGCCGGGACGACGCGGCCGTGGTGGCCGAGGTCGAGCGCGGCGAGGACGTCGCCGTCCAGAACTACCAGGACGTGCTGGACGAGACCGACCTGCCCGCCACGATCCGCGCCCTCGTGGAGAAGCAGTACGCGCAGGTGAAGGCCAGCCACGACCAGGTGCGTGATCTCAAGCACGGGATGCAGGCCAGCTGA
- a CDS encoding tetratricopeptide repeat protein, translating into MILLPDLGDLLRLHPRYNAGTVVELLEGLGAREVLWATSDDPDHPLRDALPAAGIAVRDGVTAGWAWADAEHEQLQTFLQQYPQGRERLRDAAHAEREFAALLTAPMAPSQVLAPETLAAAEAYHDRVRAALDEGPGTRWRERRLTELAQRLAGHAGVALVPLDDLPGLRARLPDAALPDVSGFTPGETSRRRALADRAWALDEDDDLGALLAALDRESGDRITPRAELDAAAAGIHLAVGDLETARALLERAAHGLADGQPRSLAGLTLARLGQVRDALGDRDLAVRTYRAVLALSYAPQVARSAAETGLREPFLLETGDAPAS; encoded by the coding sequence GTGATCCTGCTGCCGGACCTGGGCGACCTGCTGCGGCTGCACCCGCGCTACAACGCCGGCACCGTCGTGGAACTCCTGGAGGGGCTGGGCGCCCGGGAGGTGCTGTGGGCCACGTCGGACGACCCGGACCACCCGCTGCGCGACGCGCTGCCCGCCGCCGGGATCGCCGTGCGAGACGGCGTCACCGCCGGGTGGGCGTGGGCCGACGCGGAGCACGAGCAGTTGCAGACCTTCCTGCAGCAGTACCCGCAGGGCCGGGAGCGGCTGCGGGACGCCGCGCACGCGGAGCGCGAGTTCGCTGCCCTGCTCACGGCGCCCATGGCTCCCTCGCAGGTGCTGGCCCCCGAGACCCTGGCCGCCGCCGAGGCCTACCACGACCGCGTGCGCGCCGCGCTGGACGAGGGGCCGGGCACGCGCTGGCGGGAGCGGCGGCTGACCGAACTCGCGCAGCGCCTCGCCGGGCACGCGGGCGTGGCCCTGGTGCCGCTGGACGACCTGCCCGGCCTGCGCGCCCGGCTGCCGGACGCGGCGCTGCCGGACGTGAGCGGCTTCACGCCGGGCGAGACCAGCCGCCGCCGGGCCCTCGCCGACCGCGCATGGGCGCTGGACGAGGACGACGATCTCGGCGCCCTGCTGGCCGCCCTGGACCGCGAGAGCGGCGACCGGATCACGCCGCGCGCCGAGCTGGACGCGGCGGCGGCGGGCATCCACCTCGCGGTGGGTGACCTGGAGACCGCCCGCGCGCTGCTGGAACGCGCCGCGCACGGCCTGGCGGACGGCCAGCCGCGCAGCCTCGCGGGCCTCACCCTGGCCCGGCTGGGGCAGGTGCGCGACGCGCTGGGCGACCGCGATCTGGCCGTGCGCACGTACCGCGCCGTGCTGGCCCTGTCGTACGCGCCGCAGGTGGCGCGCAGCGCGGCCGAGACGGGTCTGCGGGAGCCGTTCCTGCTGGAGACCGGCGACGCACCCGCCTCCTAG
- a CDS encoding YqjF family protein codes for MTDRRPWVLRMTWRDLCFMHWPVPPALLSPTLPRGVDLDTRGGHAWLGVVPFTMTGVAPRFAPDVPGVSAFPELNLRTYVTAGGVPGVWFYSLDAAQPLAVRLARALFHLPYFDARMWASREQGVTRYASVRTHPGAAPARFAGAYRPVGDPVPAPPGSLEDWLTHRLFLYSADRAGRVYRGRIHHAAWPLRRAEAVIRENTLADALGVSLAGEPHLLHAETLDVRAEWTQRVR; via the coding sequence ATGACGGACCGCCGCCCCTGGGTGCTGCGCATGACGTGGCGTGACCTGTGCTTCATGCACTGGCCGGTGCCGCCGGCGCTGCTCTCCCCCACCCTGCCGCGCGGCGTGGACCTCGACACGCGCGGCGGCCACGCGTGGCTGGGCGTGGTGCCCTTCACCATGACGGGCGTGGCGCCGCGCTTCGCCCCGGACGTGCCCGGCGTGAGCGCCTTCCCGGAACTGAACCTGCGGACTTACGTGACCGCGGGCGGGGTGCCCGGCGTGTGGTTCTACTCTCTGGACGCCGCGCAGCCGCTGGCCGTGCGGCTGGCGCGCGCGCTGTTTCACCTGCCGTACTTCGACGCGCGGATGTGGGCGTCGCGCGAGCAGGGCGTGACGCGCTACGCCAGCGTCCGCACGCACCCCGGGGCGGCCCCGGCCCGCTTCGCGGGAGCGTACCGGCCGGTCGGTGACCCCGTGCCGGCCCCGCCGGGCAGCCTGGAGGACTGGCTCACGCACCGGCTGTTCCTGTACTCGGCCGACCGCGCCGGGCGGGTGTACCGGGGCCGCATCCACCACGCCGCGTGGCCGCTGCGCCGCGCCGAGGCGGTCATCCGCGAGAACACCCTGGCCGACGCGCTGGGCGTGAGTCTGGCGGGCGAGCCGCACCTGCTGCACGCCGAGACGCTGGACGTGCGCGCCGAGTGGACCCAGCGGGTTCGGTAG
- a CDS encoding RelA/SpoT family protein — MKELRRLTADRPEAERDGIERAYDFARRAHHGVKRRSGEPYITHPVAVAVILAQLGMDTDSLMAGLLHDTVEDVETVTFEVIEAEFGPDVRRIVEGETKVSKLSKQGSQAAEVSDAGRDIQAENLRQMLVAMTDDIRIIVVKLADRLHNMRTLGAMKPEKQVRIARETMEIFAPLAHRLGIGQIKWELEDLSFQYLYPEEYDVLRRRLRTRQEERQALIERAVAELHEALLDDLELPEWVLDIDIAGRSKHLWSIHTKMQREGKGLEQIFDLLAIRVILTPRDLVVPAGTDEKRRERAEETREKRICYHTVSIVHSIWTPLPGRFKDYIAVPKPNGYQSLHTTVISQSGQPIEVQIRSRRMHEVAEFGIAAHWMYKQGTQLAQRDRENWIAQLRELQNEINDASDYMDAVKSDILSQRVRVFTPKGMAISLPLGSTPVDFAYHIHTRIGETTIGARVNGSIVPLSQKLGNGDMVEIVTSKNGHPSKDWLNFTVTRSARTKIRHHFRTQERAEALRKGHDLLERHLRKRQLPVRQLMRTKLLEDAAQKLLGTRNPDDLYFALSAGKIMPATVGRVLSPSLAQEQGTAPAKRAPKPRTPDTGGVYVEGFTTTTKLSNCCSPIRGDQIMGYLTRGRGVSVHRIDCPNMIRLLKDEPERCVAASWDAETHGNMLVDVDVVGPDRSGLLADVLGVLSSEKRSPLKVEARVGVDNVAHILLRLAVTGNADLAAVRTALLRVQGVTDMVRVGRDGRARAGANA; from the coding sequence ATGAAGGAACTCAGACGCCTGACCGCGGACCGCCCCGAGGCCGAACGTGACGGCATCGAGCGCGCCTACGACTTCGCCCGCCGCGCCCACCACGGCGTGAAGCGGCGCAGCGGCGAGCCGTACATCACGCACCCCGTGGCGGTCGCGGTGATCCTGGCGCAGCTCGGCATGGACACCGACTCGCTGATGGCCGGGCTGCTGCACGACACGGTCGAGGACGTCGAGACCGTGACCTTCGAGGTGATCGAGGCCGAGTTCGGGCCGGACGTGCGCCGCATCGTGGAGGGCGAGACCAAGGTCAGCAAGCTGTCCAAGCAGGGCTCGCAGGCGGCCGAGGTCAGCGACGCCGGGCGCGACATCCAGGCCGAGAACCTGCGCCAGATGCTGGTCGCCATGACCGACGACATCCGCATCATCGTCGTCAAGCTCGCGGACCGGCTGCACAACATGCGGACGCTGGGCGCCATGAAACCGGAAAAGCAGGTGCGCATCGCGCGCGAGACCATGGAGATCTTCGCGCCGCTCGCGCACCGCCTGGGCATCGGGCAGATCAAGTGGGAACTCGAGGACCTGAGTTTCCAGTACCTGTACCCCGAGGAGTACGACGTGCTGCGCAGGCGGCTGCGCACCCGCCAGGAGGAGCGCCAGGCGCTGATCGAGCGGGCCGTGGCTGAACTGCACGAGGCGCTGCTGGACGATCTGGAGCTGCCGGAGTGGGTGTTGGACATCGACATCGCGGGGCGCAGCAAGCACCTGTGGAGCATCCACACCAAGATGCAGCGCGAGGGCAAGGGCCTGGAGCAGATCTTCGACCTGCTGGCCATCCGCGTGATCCTCACGCCGCGCGACCTGGTGGTGCCGGCCGGCACGGACGAGAAGCGCCGCGAGCGCGCCGAGGAGACGCGCGAGAAACGCATCTGCTACCACACGGTCAGCATCGTGCACTCGATCTGGACGCCGCTGCCCGGCCGCTTCAAGGACTACATCGCGGTGCCCAAGCCCAACGGCTACCAGTCGCTGCACACCACCGTGATCTCGCAGAGCGGCCAGCCCATCGAGGTGCAGATCCGCTCGCGGCGCATGCACGAGGTCGCCGAGTTCGGCATCGCGGCGCACTGGATGTACAAGCAGGGCACGCAGCTCGCCCAGCGCGACCGCGAGAACTGGATCGCCCAGCTGCGCGAACTCCAGAACGAGATCAACGACGCCTCGGACTACATGGACGCCGTGAAGTCCGACATCCTGTCGCAGCGCGTGCGGGTGTTCACGCCCAAGGGCATGGCGATCAGCCTGCCGCTGGGCAGCACGCCGGTGGACTTCGCGTACCACATCCACACCCGCATCGGCGAGACGACCATCGGGGCGCGCGTGAACGGCAGCATCGTGCCGCTGTCGCAGAAACTCGGCAACGGCGACATGGTCGAGATCGTGACCAGCAAGAACGGGCACCCCAGCAAGGACTGGCTGAACTTCACGGTCACCCGCAGCGCCCGCACGAAGATCCGCCACCACTTCCGCACGCAGGAACGCGCCGAGGCGCTGCGCAAGGGCCACGACCTGCTGGAGCGTCACCTGCGCAAGCGCCAGCTCCCGGTGCGGCAGCTGATGCGCACCAAACTGCTGGAGGACGCCGCCCAGAAGCTGCTCGGGACCCGCAACCCCGACGACCTGTACTTCGCGCTGAGCGCCGGCAAGATCATGCCCGCGACTGTCGGGCGGGTGCTGTCACCCAGCCTGGCGCAGGAACAGGGCACCGCGCCGGCCAAGCGGGCGCCCAAGCCGCGCACGCCCGACACCGGCGGCGTGTACGTCGAGGGCTTTACCACCACCACCAAGCTCAGCAACTGCTGCTCGCCGATCCGTGGCGACCAGATCATGGGCTACCTGACGCGTGGCCGGGGCGTCAGCGTGCACCGCATTGACTGCCCGAACATGATCCGGCTGCTCAAGGACGAACCGGAACGCTGCGTGGCCGCGTCGTGGGATGCCGAGACGCACGGCAACATGCTGGTGGACGTGGACGTGGTCGGACCGGACCGCTCGGGGCTGCTGGCCGACGTGCTGGGCGTGCTGAGCAGCGAGAAGCGCAGCCCCCTGAAGGTCGAGGCGCGCGTCGGGGTGGACAACGTGGCGCACATCCTGCTGCGGCTGGCCGTGACCGGCAACGCGGACCTCGCGGCCGTGCGCACGGCGCTGCTGCGGGTGCAGGGCGTGACCGACATGGTGCGGGTGGGTCGCGACGGCCGGGCCCGCGCCGGAGCGAACGCGTGA